Proteins encoded together in one Musa acuminata AAA Group cultivar baxijiao chromosome BXJ3-6, Cavendish_Baxijiao_AAA, whole genome shotgun sequence window:
- the LOC135640602 gene encoding cytochrome P450 78A4-like yields MRTHSVSSLLLLMLFLGAANQASWFFLFLLFALSFLFPLLFTIWLVPGGFAWHRYSGAGSIAPGPIGWPLLGCLTLMGPLAHRKLAKLSKSHRAAHLMALSLGATPVVVSSHPDTAREILHGPAFSDRPAKISARMLMFERAIGFAPAGDYWRHLRRVASTSMFSPRRIAALASLRHQVAGRMVSRVWKEMEGTGLVVLRELLQESCLENMVGSVFGLSLGEAETKELVDMVRKGYELIGQFNLEDYFPLGGLLDLSGVGRRCKHLSIRVKDLVGKIVERRRQGDYRMQDDFLSLLLSLPKEETLSDTDIIAVLWEMVFRGTDAVAVLLEWTMARMVLHPSIQAKAQQELDAVVGGRPVEDSDTPKLRYLQAVVKEVLRMHPPGPLLSWARLAVRDVLVGKYFVPAGTTAMVNMWAITHDESNWEDPWAFRPDRFLEADVSVLGSDLRLSPFGSGRRVCPGRALGVATAHLWLARLLQQFRWTAGRPVQLSERLRLSLEMKKPLACRVVRRGRVDAE; encoded by the exons ATGAGAACCCACTCGGTAAGCAGCCTCCTGTTGCTGATGTTGTTCCTTGGGGCTGCTAACCAAGCGTCAtggttcttcctcttccttctcttcgctCTCTCCTTCCTCTTCCCCCTGTTGTTCACCATTTGGCTTGTCCCCGGCGGCTTTGCATGGCATCGATACTCCGGTGCCGGGTCGATCGCCCCCGGCCCCATCGGGTGGCCCTTGCTCGGTTGCCTCACCCTCATGGGCCCGCTGGCTCATCGCAAGTTGGCTAAGCTCTCCAAGTCCCACCGCGCCGCCCACCTCATGGCTCTCAGCCTGGGCGCGACGCCGGTGGTCGTCAGCAGCCACCCCGACACGGCCCGGGAGATACTCCACGGGCCTGCGTTCTCCGACCGCCCCGCCAAGATCTCGGCCCGGATGCTGATGTTCGAGCGGGCCATCGGCTTCGCTCCCGCCGGCGACTACTGGCGCCACCTTCGCCGTGTCGCGTCGACCAGCATGTTCTCCCCGCGGCGGATAGCGGCCTTGGCGAGCCTCCGGCATCAGGTGGCCGGCAGAATGGTGAGTAGAGTTTGGAAGGAGATGGAAGGGACGGGGTTGGTGGTGTTGAGGGAGCTGCTGCAGGAGAGCTGTTTGGAGAACATGGTGGGGAGTGTGTTTGGGCTGTCACTGGGAGAAGCGGAGACGAAGGAATTGGTGGACATGGTGAGGAAAGGGTACGAGTTGATAGGGCAGTTCAATTTGGAGGACTATTTCCCTCTGGGTGGCCTTTTGGACTTGTCTGGGGTGGGAAGAAGGTGCAAACACTTGTCTATTAGGGTCAAGGATCTTGTAGGTAAAATTGTGGAGAGGAGAAGGCAGGGTGACTACCGCATGCAGGATGACTTCCTCAGCCTGTTGCTTAGCTTGCCGAAGGAGGAGACCCTAAGTGACACTGACATAATAGCAGTGCTCTGg GAGATGGTATTCCGGGGAACAGATGCGGTTGCTGTCCTCTTGGAGTGGACTATGGCCAGGATGGTCCTGCACCCAAGCATCCAAGCCAAAGCCCAGCAGGAGCTCGACGCCGTGGTCGGCGGCAGGCCGGTCGAGGACTCTGACACGCCGAAGCTGCGGTACCTGCAGGCCGTCGTCAAGGAGGTCCTCCGGATGCACCCGCCGGGGCCGCTGCTGTCATGGGCGCGACTGGCGGTCCGGGACGTGCTCGTCGGCAAGTACTTCGTGCCGGCCGGCACGACGGCGATGGTGAACATGTGGGCGATAACCCATGACGAGTCCAATTGGGAGGACCCGTGGGCCTTCCGGCCCGACCGGTTCCTGGAGGCGGACGTGAGCGTTCTGGGCTCCGACTTGAGGCTGTCGCCTTTCGGGTCGGGGCGGAGGGTGTGCCCGGGGAGGGCTCTGGGCGTGGCCACCGCTCACCTGTGGCTTGCGAGGCTTCTGCAGCAGTTCCGGTGGACCGCCGGCCGCCCGGTGCAGCTGTCGGAGCGCTTGCGCCTCTCGCTTGAGATGAAGAAGCCACTGGCTTGTCGAGTGGTCCGGCGAGGTCGTGTCGATGCCGAGTAG